A window of the Canis aureus isolate CA01 chromosome 29, VMU_Caureus_v.1.0, whole genome shotgun sequence genome harbors these coding sequences:
- the VENTX gene encoding LOW QUALITY PROTEIN: homeobox protein VENTX (The sequence of the model RefSeq protein was modified relative to this genomic sequence to represent the inferred CDS: deleted 1 base in 1 codon), whose protein sequence is MSPSPPLPSGRGPSSFGSVDWLSQSSRGGPSPPSRPAEAPRGGPSAPARGCSSAEPLHGAGVEEAKSSEACAPRTPTAGWGRDGDGLRVPRVRTAFTAEQLSTLESAFRRRRYLGPLERRRLARDMRLSEVQIKTWFQNRRMKHKRQLQDSQLSGPFPGGLHPPVTFCPRPPALRRPLRLLCPWAPPLGPPALGQPPGPFWDLCRVDRASVALAWASCSRQPPTCCLPDPGGQELGPALALSGVPRGLCALPQTGDAF, encoded by the exons ATGTCtccgtcccctcccctgcccagcgGCCGCGGGCCGTCCAGCTTCGGCTCGGTGGACTGGCTTTCCCAGAGCAGCCGCGGGGGGCCGTCACCGCCCTCCAGGCCTGCTGAAGCCCCTCGGGGGGGCCCCTCCGCTCCCGCCAGGGGGTGCAGCAGCGCGGAGCCCCTGCACGGTGCAGGCGTGGAGGAGGCCAAGTCTTCAGAAGCGTGTGCGCCCCGGACGCCCACGGCTG GGTGGGGCAGGGACGGGGACGGCCTGCGGGTGCCCCGCGTGCGCACGGCCTTCACCGCAGAGCAGCTCAGCACCCTGGAGAGCGCCTTCCGGCGGCGCCGCTACCTGGGCCCCCTGGAGCGCCGGCGCCTGGCCCGTGACATGCGGCTCTCGGAGGTGCAG ATAAAAACCTGGTTTCAGAATCGCCGGATGAAACACAAACGCCAACTGCAGGACTCGCAGCTGAGCGGCCCCTTCCCCGGGGGGCTCCACCCTCCAGTGACCTTCTGCCCT CGCCCCCCCGCCCTGCGCAGGCCACTGCGGCTGCTGTGTCCTTGGGCGCCCCCACTGGGGCCTCCAGCTCTGGGGCAGCCCCCTGGCCCCTTCTGGGATCTCTGCCGGGTGGATCGAGCCTCCGTGGCCTTGGCGTGGGCCTCGTGCAGCAGACAGCCTCCCACGTGCTGCCTCCCGGACCCGGGGGGCCAGGAGCTGGGCCCGGCCTTGGCCTTGTCCGGGGTGCCCCGGGGCCTGTGTGCCCTGCCCCAGACCGGGGATGCCTTCTGA
- the UTF1 gene encoding undifferentiated embryonic cell transcription factor 1: protein MLLRPRRPPPPALPAPASPDSPDPEPRTPPRRPASPGALAAPASPAPPAPPAPPASPGLRGSPVSPGSAQRTPWSARETELLLGTLLQPAVWRALLLDRRQALPTYRRVSAALARQQVRRTPAQCRRRYKFLKDKLRDAHGQPPGPFDAQIRELMGLLGENGHPRGRRRSPGPGRPPRGRRPAPEPDVLPPPSARDPDAESAWRLRFSPTPPKSADAPRAPGSPPLLSAAPAPGRHEDSAPFRAPGSPPPPSLDREDPESPPRRPEHHAPPQAAAPSLNTALLQTLGHLGDIVAILGPLRDQLLTLNQHVEQLRGSFDQTVSLAVGFILGSAAASERGVLADLRE from the exons atGCTGCTCCGGCCgcgccggccgcccccgcccgccctccccgcgccgGCCTCGCCGGACAGCCCGGACCCCGAGCCGCGGACCCCGCCCCGACGGCCCGCCTCGCCCGGCGCGCTGGCGGCGCCCGcgtcccccgcgccccccgcgccccccgcgccccccgcgtcCCCCGGCCTCCGCGGCTCGCCCGTGTCCCCGGGCTCGGCGCAGCGCACGCCCTGGAGCGCCCGCGAGACGGAGCTGCTGCTGGGCACGCTCCTGCAGCCGGCCGTGTGGCGCGCGCTGCTGCTCGACCGCCGCCAGGCGCTGCCCACCTACCGCCGCGTGTCGGCCGCGCTGGCCCGCCAGCAGGTGCGCCGCACCCCCGCGCAGTGCCGCCGCCGCTACAAGTTCCTCAAGGACAAGCTCCGCGACGCGCACGGCCAGCCGCCCGGGCCCTTCGACGCGCAGATCCGCGAGCTCATGGGGCTGCTGGGCGAGAACGGGcacccccgcggccgccgccgctcCCCGGGGCCCGGGCGCCCCCCGCGCGGACGTCGGCCGGCCCCCGAGCCAG aCGTCCTGCCGCCGCCCTCCGCCCGCGACCCCGACGCAGAGTCCGCCTGGAGGCTCAGGTTCAGCCCGACCCCGCCCAAGTCTGCAgacgcgccccgcgccccgggctccCCGCCGCTGCTctccgccgcccccgcgcccggccgCCACGAGGACAGCGCGCCGTTCCGCGCCCCgggctccccgccgccgccgtccCTGGACCGGGAGGACCCCGAGTCTCCGCCCCGGCGCCCCGAGCACCACGCGCCCCCGCAGGCCGCGGCCCCGTCGCTGAACACCGCCCTGCTGCagaccctggggcacctgggcgacATCGTGGCCATCCTGGGCCCCCTGCGCGACCAGCTGCTGACCCTGAACCAGCACGTGGAGCAGCTGCGCGGCTCCTTCGACCAGACGGTGTCCCTGGCCGTGGGCTTCATCTTGGGCAGCGCCGCGGCCTCGGAGCGAGGCGTCCTGGCCGACCTGCGGGAGTGA